The genomic window GCGATGCCATTCCCGTCGGCCTTGGCTACATCCCACTCGGGATGGGAATGGGCATGACGCTCACGGCTGCCGGCCTGGAGTGGTGGTGGGCGCCGATCTTCGCGCTCTTCATGTACGCCGGTTCAATGCAATACCTGATTGTGCCGATGATCGTGGCACACGAGTCCTTCGCTGCGATCGCTGTCGCCACACTGCTCATCCAGTTTCGCCATGTCTTTTATGGGATCAGTTTTCCTCTTGACCTTGTGAAAAACAAGCTGGCCAAGCTCTATTCCATCCACGCGATCACCGACGAGGTCTACGCCGTGATCGCCTCGAAACCTCGGGAGGAACTCACGGGGGAGCGAGTGATATGGATACAGATCTTCTCCCACGCCACATGGATTACCGGTTGCACGCTTGGCGCGATCGTGGGACTCGCAGTGCCTATCGACGCGCGGATCCTCAATTTCGTGCTGACCTCGCTTTTTGTTGTCCTCATGTTGGAGGCTTACCTGGCCAACCGGGCGCGGCTCGATTTTGTGTGTGCGGCGCTCATCGGTGTGGCTTTGCTCCTGCTTCCCTCATCCATCTATTTGCCGGCAGCTCTGAGCGTTTTAACGCTCACCCTGCTCATCGCCTCCCGGCTAAGCCCGCTTGCAATCACGCCTCAGACACTGAAACGCGCACGACGGGACGGCATGCCATGACTGGGTACATCCTCGGCGTGATTATCACCGTCTTGG from Trueperella pyogenes includes these protein-coding regions:
- a CDS encoding AzlC family ABC transporter permease yields the protein MPNTSTHSALAGARDAIPVGLGYIPLGMGMGMTLTAAGLEWWWAPIFALFMYAGSMQYLIVPMIVAHESFAAIAVATLLIQFRHVFYGISFPLDLVKNKLAKLYSIHAITDEVYAVIASKPREELTGERVIWIQIFSHATWITGCTLGAIVGLAVPIDARILNFVLTSLFVVLMLEAYLANRARLDFVCAALIGVALLLLPSSIYLPAALSVLTLTLLIASRLSPLAITPQTLKRARRDGMP